A genomic region of Mesobacillus jeotgali contains the following coding sequences:
- a CDS encoding cold-shock protein encodes MEQGTVKWFNAEKGFGFIEREGGDDVFVHFSAIQSEGFKSLDEGQKVSFDVEQGARGPQAANVSKL; translated from the coding sequence ATGGAACAAGGTACAGTAAAATGGTTTAACGCAGAAAAAGGTTTTGGATTCATCGAGCGCGAAGGTGGAGACGACGTATTCGTACACTTCTCTGCTATCCAATCTGAAGGTTTCAAATCATTAGACGAAGGTCAAAAAGTTTCTTTCGACGTTGAGCAAGGCGCTCGCGGACCACAAGCTGCTAACGTTTCAAAACTATAA
- a CDS encoding alpha/beta hydrolase family protein — MQEAVSLLHNNQVIRGMAHIPLAGQKEAPAVILLHGFTGSILEPHRFFLKISRALEDLGIASFRFDFLGSGESDGNFEDMTVLNELAEAETILEYVRSHPSINNEKVIVLGFSMGGFVASLLAGDHPEKIEKLILLAPAGSMAEEAKVMVKNSTYIKEKSAFDIGGNLIGKEFIEELSTIDVWERAKKFKGDVLLIHGTNDQAVSIEDSMKYQEKCYQEQATLNIVTGADHTFNSYHWEKEVIENICNFVK, encoded by the coding sequence ATGCAGGAAGCAGTTTCGCTTTTACATAACAACCAGGTGATTAGAGGGATGGCACATATCCCCTTGGCAGGCCAGAAGGAGGCTCCTGCTGTTATTCTCCTGCATGGCTTTACCGGCAGCATACTAGAGCCACATCGTTTCTTTTTGAAAATTTCAAGGGCACTCGAAGATCTTGGGATTGCGAGCTTCCGATTCGACTTTTTAGGAAGCGGAGAGAGTGATGGGAATTTTGAAGACATGACTGTGTTGAATGAATTAGCAGAGGCAGAAACAATTCTTGAGTATGTTCGTTCACATCCCAGCATTAATAACGAAAAAGTGATTGTCCTCGGTTTTAGTATGGGAGGATTTGTTGCCAGCCTACTTGCTGGAGATCATCCAGAGAAAATCGAGAAACTTATTTTACTAGCTCCAGCTGGCAGTATGGCAGAAGAAGCGAAGGTTATGGTGAAAAATTCTACATATATTAAGGAAAAGAGCGCCTTCGACATTGGTGGGAATTTAATAGGAAAAGAATTTATTGAAGAGTTAAGTACCATTGATGTGTGGGAAAGGGCAAAAAAATTCAAAGGCGATGTTTTGCTGATTCATGGGACAAATGATCAAGCTGTTTCGATTGAGGATTCCATGAAATATCAGGAGAAATGCTATCAGGAACAGGCGACGCTCAACATTGTGACAGGGGCTGACCATACCTTTAATTCTTATCATTGGGAAAAAGAAGTTATTGAAAACATTTGTAACTTTGTAAAATAG
- a CDS encoding biotin transporter BioY gives MKFRTLDLTLAAMFVALMAFGSNITSIVPFMVVGGVPITLQTFFAILAGAVLGSRLGAISMVVYTLVGLVGVPVFAQFGAGFGTLISPTFGFILSFILTAYAVGKIVEKKRSVATFIIASLIGLAINYIIGTNWMYFAYKFWAAAPEGFSYGMAWLWMVVPLPKDIILAVFAGLMAARLERSVLSRPSFSHLRKTA, from the coding sequence ATGAAATTTAGAACTCTTGATTTAACACTGGCAGCGATGTTTGTTGCCCTGATGGCTTTTGGCTCGAACATCACATCTATCGTACCTTTCATGGTTGTTGGAGGCGTGCCGATCACATTGCAAACCTTCTTTGCCATTCTTGCTGGAGCCGTTTTAGGCAGCCGGTTAGGCGCTATTTCAATGGTCGTTTACACCTTAGTAGGACTAGTAGGTGTCCCGGTTTTCGCGCAATTTGGCGCAGGTTTTGGAACATTGATCAGCCCGACTTTCGGATTTATTCTTTCATTTATTCTTACTGCTTATGCTGTTGGTAAAATCGTTGAGAAGAAACGTAGTGTCGCGACATTCATCATTGCTTCACTAATTGGACTTGCCATTAATTATATCATCGGAACAAACTGGATGTATTTTGCCTATAAATTTTGGGCAGCAGCTCCAGAAGGCTTTTCGTATGGAATGGCATGGCTTTGGATGGTCGTTCCACTCCCAAAAGATATCATCCTTGCAGTTTTTGCAGGCCTGATGGCTGCACGACTTGAAAGATCAGTGCTTTCAAGACCAAGTTTCAGCCATTTACGCAAAACGGCTTAA
- a CDS encoding oxidoreductase, whose amino-acid sequence MLIENLSGKTVIITGANSGIGYEAAKKLSEKGAHVIFAVRNEEKGKVAVDSIVQGNREASVEMMKLDLADLASVRNFTSAFMEKYSSLDILINNAGVMIPPYGKTKDGFELQFGSNHLGHFALTGLLLPILKNTPGSRVVTLSSIAHRGASIDFDNLDGSKGYKAMKFYGQSKLANLLFARDLDNRFKQHGIETISVACHPGISNTNLFNLGKGETPKYMKGLMKFFSQPAEMGALPTIYAAADDSLTGGEYIGPDGRGNRKGYPAIEIPASGVFNEETMTRLWTVSEELTGISFNF is encoded by the coding sequence ATATTAATCGAGAACTTATCAGGCAAGACAGTTATCATCACTGGAGCCAATAGCGGCATCGGCTATGAAGCGGCAAAGAAACTCTCTGAAAAGGGTGCACATGTCATATTCGCAGTGAGAAATGAGGAAAAGGGCAAGGTTGCTGTTGACTCTATAGTGCAAGGAAATCGTGAAGCATCAGTAGAAATGATGAAGCTGGATTTGGCAGACCTCGCAAGTGTCCGCAATTTCACTTCAGCTTTTATGGAAAAATACAGCTCCCTGGACATACTGATCAATAACGCTGGAGTCATGATCCCTCCATATGGCAAGACAAAGGATGGATTCGAGCTTCAATTCGGCAGTAATCACCTTGGCCACTTTGCGTTGACAGGCCTCTTGCTGCCAATTTTAAAAAATACACCTGGTTCCAGGGTTGTCACTTTGAGCAGCATCGCTCATCGGGGAGCTTCGATTGATTTTGATAATCTGGACGGCTCAAAGGGATACAAAGCAATGAAATTTTATGGACAGAGCAAGCTTGCTAACCTGTTATTTGCTAGGGATCTTGATAATCGTTTTAAACAGCATGGAATCGAAACAATCAGTGTCGCTTGCCACCCGGGAATTTCCAATACGAATTTATTCAATCTAGGGAAAGGTGAAACCCCTAAATATATGAAAGGATTGATGAAATTTTTTTCCCAGCCCGCAGAAATGGGCGCTCTTCCAACCATCTATGCTGCAGCGGATGACAGCTTGACCGGCGGTGAATACATTGGTCCGGACGGGAGAGGAAACAGAAAAGGATATCCTGCGATTGAAATTCCTGCATCAGGAGTTTTTAATGAAGAAACAATGACCAGGTTATGGACCGTATCGGAGGAATTAACGGGGATATCCTTTAATTTTTAG
- a CDS encoding MBL fold metallo-hydrolase — MQSIERIGKRFWYMTPVSETDRPILGMVTGNQKNLMIDAGNSEAHANLFIDMLKEKGVSDPSYVILTHWHWDHIFGLSALNNTVSISSKKTRNEIGKLLPLSWSNEALDQRVAEGTEIEFCANAIKQEFPDNRDITITLPEMTFEDEIEIDLGGITCIIKHVGGDHAEDSVVVYVKEEKILFLADSIYPDIFSVKDNYSVEGTRDLLRKIEAFDADTYILSHSGIISKEEFNHEANLLRSIADLTEKHRGDSKLMIEDFSKKINRDPTEEELETIVYFVNGFEMSSNTPN; from the coding sequence ATGCAATCAATCGAAAGAATAGGGAAGCGTTTTTGGTATATGACGCCTGTTTCCGAAACAGACAGGCCAATACTCGGTATGGTTACAGGCAATCAAAAAAATCTGATGATTGACGCTGGAAACTCTGAGGCACACGCCAATCTTTTCATAGATATGTTAAAAGAAAAAGGCGTATCGGATCCCTCTTATGTTATATTGACACACTGGCATTGGGACCACATTTTTGGCCTATCTGCGCTTAATAATACCGTTTCAATCTCTTCAAAGAAAACAAGGAATGAGATTGGAAAGCTGCTCCCACTATCCTGGTCAAATGAGGCACTAGATCAAAGGGTAGCAGAAGGAACAGAAATTGAATTTTGCGCGAATGCGATAAAACAAGAGTTTCCGGATAACCGGGACATTACAATTACCCTGCCTGAGATGACCTTTGAAGATGAAATCGAAATCGATCTTGGCGGGATTACGTGCATCATCAAGCATGTGGGCGGAGACCACGCTGAAGATTCGGTCGTCGTTTATGTCAAAGAGGAAAAAATATTGTTCCTGGCTGACAGCATTTATCCCGATATTTTTTCGGTGAAAGACAATTATTCTGTCGAGGGAACGAGAGACTTACTGAGAAAAATTGAAGCCTTTGATGCGGACACATATATTCTGTCTCATTCTGGCATAATTTCAAAAGAAGAGTTCAATCACGAAGCGAATCTTCTAAGATCGATCGCTGATCTCACTGAAAAACATCGTGGAGATTCAAAATTGATGATAGAGGATTTCAGTAAAAAGATAAACAGAGACCCTACAGAAGAAGAACTTGAAACAATAGTATACTTCGTCAATGGATTTGAAATGTCATCAAACACACCGAACTAG
- a CDS encoding DUF421 domain-containing protein, which translates to MNQYELILRIAVGFIVLLSMARWTGRKEISQMTFFNLVSAIAFGSIAAALVVNPSVSIINGIIALLGWAAVTVLTDQIHLKSKKARKLLMGDPVIVIKKGKILEDVLKQTRLDTDSLQARLREKSIFSLSDVDYAIFETDGKLSVMKKEPKQAVTKSDLNIAMSKGDFVPLSTELVADGQVNDKNLAKMNKDQTWLDDQLQHAGIQSIDDVFYAEVQPDGNLYIDKREDFLH; encoded by the coding sequence TTGAATCAGTATGAATTGATCCTCAGGATAGCGGTTGGTTTTATCGTATTACTTTCTATGGCAAGGTGGACTGGAAGAAAAGAAATCAGCCAAATGACGTTTTTTAACCTTGTATCGGCTATCGCCTTTGGTTCCATTGCAGCAGCACTTGTTGTCAATCCAAGTGTAAGTATTATAAACGGGATTATTGCTTTACTAGGCTGGGCCGCTGTTACAGTCTTAACTGATCAAATTCACCTTAAATCAAAAAAAGCGAGAAAGCTATTAATGGGTGATCCGGTTATCGTGATAAAAAAAGGGAAAATTTTAGAAGATGTACTGAAACAAACACGCCTAGATACTGACTCCCTACAAGCAAGGCTTCGTGAAAAAAGCATTTTTTCATTGAGTGATGTTGATTATGCCATCTTTGAAACGGACGGAAAGCTTTCGGTCATGAAAAAGGAACCCAAACAAGCTGTTACGAAAAGCGATCTGAATATCGCGATGTCCAAAGGGGATTTTGTTCCGCTTTCTACAGAGCTAGTGGCTGACGGACAAGTCAATGATAAAAATTTGGCCAAAATGAATAAGGACCAAACCTGGCTCGACGATCAGCTTCAACACGCTGGAATCCAATCTATAGATGATGTTTTCTATGCAGAAGTCCAACCAGACGGGAATCTATATATTGATAAAAGAGAAGATTTTTTACATTAA
- a CDS encoding NAD-dependent protein deacylase gives MERTLELCSEIIQNANNIVVLSGAGISTESGIRDFRSRTGLYAMAPEYILSLEYFYKNPKKFYEFAIENLYHPNAVPNKGHDILAKWETEGRVHHIITQNIDGLHQKAGNNNVIDFHGTMKTASCQNCGDKYSLEEMISRMEETNHYYVCDRCNLGSYIKPDVVLFGDAGEWFTAEGFEQILGFIDDADCLLVLGSSLKVTPFSAFPQYKNDGVPMIIINKGETPYDYAPDTYVIQDSIGKTLTIIDRSIK, from the coding sequence TTGGAACGTACTCTTGAGTTGTGTTCGGAAATCATTCAAAATGCGAACAATATCGTTGTGCTTTCCGGTGCAGGAATCAGCACTGAATCAGGAATCAGGGATTTTCGCTCCAGGACAGGACTTTATGCCATGGCTCCCGAATACATCCTCTCCTTAGAGTATTTTTATAAGAATCCAAAAAAGTTTTACGAATTCGCAATCGAAAACCTGTATCACCCGAATGCTGTTCCGAATAAAGGACATGATATTCTGGCTAAATGGGAAACAGAGGGAAGAGTTCATCATATCATTACACAAAATATAGATGGACTCCACCAAAAAGCTGGAAATAATAATGTCATTGATTTCCATGGGACGATGAAAACGGCGTCTTGCCAAAATTGTGGTGATAAATATAGTTTGGAAGAAATGATAAGCAGAATGGAAGAAACAAATCATTATTATGTTTGCGATCGCTGCAATTTAGGAAGCTACATAAAACCTGATGTCGTTTTATTCGGTGATGCTGGGGAATGGTTCACAGCTGAAGGCTTTGAACAGATTCTTGGATTTATTGATGACGCGGACTGTTTGCTAGTGTTGGGTTCGAGCTTGAAAGTTACGCCATTTTCAGCATTTCCTCAATACAAAAATGACGGAGTCCCGATGATTATCATCAACAAGGGTGAGACTCCATATGACTATGCACCTGATACATATGTGATTCAGGACTCCATAGGCAAAACATTAACCATTATAGATCGAAGTATAAAGTAA
- a CDS encoding alpha/beta hydrolase, translating to MKKKIIWVGSSTILAICIVLIAAGNYFYNVAINRSQESVDLHGGGESVTAAKLLSEEEEQEKLEEITAWTKKQNFEMVEIKSEDGLKLKARFLKNDQPSGKAVILAHGYKGNSEQMPGITKFYYEQGYDILKPDARGHGLSEGDYIGYGWHDRKDYVQWSEFLAEKAGADDIFLHGFSMGAATVLMASGEKLPEQVKGIIADSGYTTVLEELSHQLKYLYNLPAFPVMQVTSVITNLRAGYTFAEASAIESVAKNKLPLLIIHGDQDALVPTEMGNRIFEKANSDKELWIVPGAGHTEAYTIAEQEYQEKLKAFWKKATGK from the coding sequence GTGAAGAAAAAGATAATATGGGTAGGGAGCAGTACGATCCTTGCGATTTGCATCGTCTTGATCGCTGCAGGTAATTACTTTTATAATGTCGCCATAAATCGAAGCCAGGAATCTGTGGATCTGCATGGCGGCGGTGAAAGTGTCACAGCAGCGAAACTGCTAAGTGAAGAAGAGGAGCAGGAGAAGCTGGAGGAAATTACAGCCTGGACAAAAAAACAAAACTTCGAAATGGTTGAAATAAAATCGGAAGATGGCCTTAAACTTAAGGCTCGGTTCTTAAAAAATGATCAGCCCTCCGGTAAAGCTGTTATCCTTGCACATGGATATAAAGGAAATAGCGAGCAAATGCCAGGAATCACGAAGTTTTACTATGAGCAGGGGTATGATATTCTTAAACCTGATGCAAGAGGGCACGGCCTTAGCGAAGGTGACTACATTGGCTATGGCTGGCATGATCGCAAGGATTATGTCCAGTGGTCAGAATTCTTAGCTGAAAAAGCTGGAGCTGATGATATTTTCCTGCACGGCTTTTCCATGGGTGCTGCGACTGTACTGATGGCGAGCGGGGAGAAACTTCCTGAGCAGGTTAAGGGGATTATCGCTGACAGCGGGTATACAACGGTTCTTGAGGAACTAAGCCACCAATTGAAATACCTGTATAATCTTCCTGCATTTCCGGTCATGCAGGTTACAAGTGTGATCACAAATTTGCGGGCAGGTTACACATTCGCCGAAGCCTCGGCCATTGAGAGTGTCGCAAAAAATAAACTTCCATTACTCATCATTCACGGTGATCAGGATGCTTTAGTCCCGACTGAAATGGGAAATCGAATTTTCGAAAAAGCGAACAGTGATAAAGAGCTTTGGATTGTACCAGGCGCTGGCCATACGGAAGCATATACAATCGCAGAGCAAGAGTATCAAGAAAAATTAAAGGCATTCTGGAAAAAAGCCACAGGGAAATAG
- the adhE gene encoding bifunctional acetaldehyde-CoA/alcohol dehydrogenase: MGTVEKVVKEQSSVTKMVDVLLDKGINALSQLREMDQEAVNKIVKEMALAGLDQHMPLAKMAVDETKRGVYEDKIIKNMFATEYVYHNIKYDKTAGIIDENEHEGMITIAEPVGVIAGVTPVTNPTSTTMFKALISIKTRNPIIFAFHPSAQKCSSEAARILRDAAVKAGAPEDCIQWIEKPSLEATQALMNHPKISMILATGGAGMVKSAYSSGKPALGVGPGNVPCYIERTANVKRAVNDLILSKTFDNGMICASEQAVIIDKEIYHDVKKEMIANSCYFLNEEEKMKVEKLVINEQSCAVNADIVGMPAHKIAEMAGVSVPEETKILVAELKGVGPQYPLSREKLSPVLACYKVNGTDEGFKRAEEMLEFGGLGHSAVIHSTSDEVIKAYGLKMKAGRVIVNAPSSQGAIGDIYNAYLPSLTLGCGTYGGNSVSTNVGAINLINVKKVARRNVNMQWFKVPSKIYFEKNSTQYLAKMPKISKAFIVTDPGMVKLGYVDKVLYHLRKRPDYVHCEIFSDVEPDPSIETVMKGAEMMASFQPDVIIALGGGSAMDAAKGMWLFYEYPEADFHGLKQKFLDIRKRIVKYPQLGRKAQFVAIPTTSGTGSEVTSFSVITDKKANIKYPLADYELTPDVAIVDPQFVMTVPKHITADTGMDVLTHAIEAYVSCMANDYTDGLAIKAIQLVFEYLPRAYRNGQDEVAREKVHNASTIAGMAFANAFLGINHSLAHKLGAEFHIAHGRSNTILMPHVIRYNATKPKKFTAFPKYESFVADQRYAEIARILGLPCRTTEEGVESLVQAIIKLAREMDIPMSIEANGVDKAEFEAKVDQLADRAFEDQCTTANPKLPLVSELAEIYRLAYKGV; the protein is encoded by the coding sequence ATGGGGACAGTTGAAAAAGTGGTAAAGGAGCAATCATCCGTTACGAAAATGGTTGATGTTCTATTAGATAAAGGGATAAATGCATTATCACAACTGCGTGAGATGGATCAAGAAGCAGTCAATAAAATCGTGAAGGAAATGGCGCTCGCAGGACTTGACCAGCATATGCCACTCGCAAAAATGGCAGTTGATGAAACAAAACGTGGTGTTTATGAAGATAAGATCATCAAAAACATGTTTGCTACTGAATATGTGTACCACAATATCAAATATGATAAAACAGCCGGCATTATCGATGAAAATGAGCATGAAGGGATGATCACAATTGCTGAGCCAGTTGGTGTGATCGCCGGTGTAACACCGGTGACGAATCCAACCTCTACAACCATGTTCAAGGCGCTGATTTCAATTAAAACAAGGAACCCAATCATATTTGCCTTCCATCCATCTGCACAAAAATGCAGCAGTGAGGCTGCAAGGATTCTCCGCGACGCAGCTGTTAAAGCAGGAGCACCTGAAGATTGTATCCAGTGGATTGAAAAACCATCTCTTGAGGCAACACAAGCTCTAATGAACCATCCGAAAATTTCGATGATTTTGGCTACTGGCGGTGCTGGCATGGTAAAATCTGCCTACAGTTCTGGAAAGCCGGCACTAGGTGTTGGTCCTGGGAATGTACCTTGTTATATTGAACGAACTGCAAATGTAAAACGGGCAGTCAATGACCTGATATTATCCAAAACATTCGATAATGGAATGATCTGCGCATCTGAACAGGCAGTCATCATTGATAAAGAAATTTACCATGATGTAAAAAAGGAAATGATTGCGAATAGCTGCTACTTCCTAAACGAGGAAGAAAAAATGAAAGTCGAGAAGCTTGTCATTAATGAACAATCATGTGCTGTCAATGCTGATATCGTGGGCATGCCAGCTCATAAAATTGCTGAAATGGCTGGAGTGTCAGTACCAGAGGAGACTAAAATCCTTGTTGCTGAGCTGAAAGGCGTGGGACCTCAATATCCGCTTTCCCGTGAAAAGCTGAGCCCGGTGTTAGCATGCTATAAAGTGAATGGAACAGACGAAGGGTTTAAGCGTGCAGAAGAGATGCTCGAATTCGGGGGGCTGGGCCACTCTGCTGTCATCCATTCAACAAGTGATGAAGTGATTAAAGCATACGGCTTAAAAATGAAGGCAGGACGCGTTATCGTAAACGCACCGTCATCACAAGGCGCAATTGGTGATATCTATAATGCCTACCTGCCATCTCTGACACTCGGCTGCGGAACTTACGGCGGGAACTCCGTGTCTACCAACGTAGGTGCAATCAATTTAATAAATGTCAAAAAAGTCGCGAGAAGGAATGTGAATATGCAGTGGTTTAAGGTACCATCAAAAATTTACTTTGAAAAGAATTCGACACAGTATCTTGCGAAAATGCCTAAAATCTCAAAAGCATTCATCGTCACGGATCCTGGTATGGTGAAGCTAGGATATGTTGACAAAGTTCTCTATCATTTAAGAAAGCGTCCGGATTATGTACACTGTGAAATCTTCTCAGATGTAGAACCAGATCCATCAATCGAGACTGTGATGAAAGGCGCAGAAATGATGGCGAGCTTCCAGCCAGATGTCATTATTGCCCTCGGTGGAGGCTCGGCGATGGACGCAGCAAAAGGCATGTGGCTGTTCTATGAATACCCGGAAGCAGATTTCCATGGCTTGAAGCAGAAGTTCCTTGATATCCGCAAGCGGATCGTCAAATATCCGCAGCTTGGCCGCAAAGCCCAATTCGTAGCAATTCCAACAACATCAGGTACTGGTTCAGAAGTGACATCCTTCTCGGTCATTACCGATAAAAAAGCGAACATCAAATATCCACTCGCGGATTATGAGCTGACACCAGATGTTGCTATTGTCGATCCGCAATTTGTCATGACGGTACCGAAGCATATTACTGCTGATACAGGAATGGACGTTTTAACACATGCCATCGAAGCTTATGTCAGCTGTATGGCCAATGACTATACAGATGGTCTTGCCATCAAAGCGATCCAGCTTGTATTTGAATATCTTCCAAGAGCGTACCGAAATGGCCAGGATGAAGTTGCGCGCGAGAAGGTGCATAATGCGTCCACGATTGCCGGCATGGCGTTTGCAAATGCTTTCCTGGGAATCAACCATAGTCTAGCACACAAGCTTGGTGCAGAATTCCATATTGCACACGGCCGCTCCAATACCATCTTGATGCCGCATGTCATCCGTTATAACGCAACAAAACCAAAGAAGTTTACGGCATTCCCTAAGTATGAAAGTTTCGTAGCCGACCAGCGTTACGCAGAAATCGCACGCATACTAGGCCTGCCGTGCCGTACCACTGAAGAAGGTGTTGAAAGCCTTGTCCAGGCGATAATCAAATTGGCTAGAGAAATGGATATTCCAATGAGCATCGAAGCAAACGGTGTAGATAAAGCCGAATTCGAAGCAAAGGTCGACCAACTTGCTGACCGGGCATTCGAAGACCAGTGTACAACAGCCAACCCTAAGCTTCCATTAGTATCAGAACTGGCGGAAATCTATCGATTGGCATATAAAGGAGTCTAA